In one Corallococcus silvisoli genomic region, the following are encoded:
- a CDS encoding imelysin family protein codes for MSVFRTRPEAPSWLGVRALAFTAVLCVACSDGKPKPVPPPPEGVDVRVDLLKAAGDCILGTARDFLPKATTLEQRTAALRDAPDAAAQAAARTAFHEAMDVWQTMEAMQVGPAAPRSSPGGAEIRDNIHSFPLYNRCSIEEQIVSRGYESASFSTSLVTRRGFLALEYLLFYEGAETVCGPNSAIVAQGTWAALSAEERAARKRAYAAVVAADVRNRAQALVDAWAPESGDFLKTLATAGSGNKVFPTTQVALNAMSDALFYVEREGKDQKLARPLALRDCASDTCPELLESQFAGRSKQNLHLNLVGFRRIVDGCGPDYTGIGFDDVLAAAGAEAVATRLRQQVLEAEAALAAVEEDDLRQALAQDKASVQAVYTEFKGITDLLKTDFITTLDLEPPAGLEGDND; via the coding sequence ATGAGTGTCTTTCGAACCCGTCCCGAAGCGCCCTCCTGGCTGGGAGTGAGGGCCCTGGCGTTCACCGCGGTGCTGTGCGTGGCGTGCAGCGACGGCAAGCCCAAGCCGGTGCCGCCTCCGCCCGAGGGCGTGGATGTGCGCGTCGACCTGCTGAAGGCGGCGGGTGATTGCATCCTGGGGACGGCGCGGGACTTCCTGCCCAAGGCCACGACGTTGGAGCAGAGGACGGCGGCGCTCCGGGACGCCCCGGACGCGGCGGCCCAGGCGGCGGCGCGCACGGCGTTCCATGAGGCGATGGACGTCTGGCAGACGATGGAGGCGATGCAGGTGGGGCCGGCGGCGCCGCGCAGCAGCCCGGGTGGCGCGGAGATCCGCGACAACATCCACTCGTTCCCGCTCTACAACCGGTGCTCCATCGAGGAGCAGATCGTCTCCAGGGGCTACGAGTCGGCCAGCTTCTCCACCAGCCTGGTGACGCGGCGCGGGTTCCTGGCGCTGGAGTACCTGCTGTTCTACGAGGGCGCGGAGACGGTGTGCGGGCCCAACTCCGCCATCGTGGCGCAGGGCACGTGGGCGGCGCTGTCCGCGGAGGAGCGGGCGGCGCGCAAGCGGGCCTACGCGGCGGTGGTGGCGGCGGACGTGCGCAATCGCGCGCAGGCGCTGGTGGATGCGTGGGCGCCGGAGAGCGGCGACTTCCTGAAGACGCTGGCGACGGCGGGCTCCGGCAACAAGGTGTTCCCGACGACGCAGGTGGCGCTCAACGCGATGAGCGACGCGCTCTTCTACGTGGAGCGCGAGGGCAAGGACCAGAAGCTGGCGCGTCCGCTGGCGCTGCGCGACTGCGCGTCGGACACCTGTCCGGAGCTGCTGGAGTCGCAGTTCGCGGGCCGCTCGAAGCAGAACCTGCACCTGAACCTGGTGGGCTTCCGGCGCATCGTGGACGGCTGCGGGCCGGACTACACGGGCATCGGCTTCGACGACGTGCTGGCGGCGGCGGGCGCGGAGGCGGTGGCCACGCGGCTGCGGCAGCAGGTGTTGGAGGCGGAGGCGGCGCTGGCCGCGGTGGAGGAGGACGACCTGCGGCAGGCGCTGGCGCAGGACAAGGCGTCCGTGCAGGCGGTCTACACCGAGTTCAAGGGCATCACGGACCTGTTGAAGACGGACTTCATCACCACGCTGGACCTGGAGCCGCCCGCGGGCCTCGAGGGAGACAATGACTGA